One window of Syngnathus acus chromosome 16, fSynAcu1.2, whole genome shotgun sequence genomic DNA carries:
- the siglec15l gene encoding sialic acid binding Ig-like lectin 15, like isoform X4 — protein sequence MRTCVLLLLVITGVGTVPSSALTVHVSDVNVLRGQEAVLGCSFTHHRYAGNIELSWIGRIKIAPPFFQCQVKNDSSALPVNCFSTEDYALAGDLRQGMASLRIKHDKVSEGKYFCQVTLDGKKTVSKALMLNVQGKRLNSMSGLPVWSYGVRPAILNVSLITGSAPQRLECLAEGKPIPNITWLSASGSPLTTTLEVQTLSTGLFLNSSVPYEQQDELTCRVESELGRAEQTYRPANTKRDVVLVCGTVAAALLLLATGGVIVHRLRLRARNRHAQIRQNLEDRVPHSSHGPAGDADALPTVALPEASEGVPSTTRALTHQEQDLFYSTVTFHKSSSSSSSSSKFIS from the exons ATGCGTACGTGTGTGCTTCTGTTACTGGTGATCACAG GTGTAGGAACCGTGCCATCGTCCGCGTTGACCGTGCATGTCTCTGATGTCAACGTGTTGCGAGGACAAGAAGCCGTCCTGGGATGCTCCTTCACTCATCACCGCTATGCCGGGAACATCGAGCTGAGCTGGATCGGCAGAATAAAAATCGCACCGCCATTTTTCCAATGTCAAGTAAAGAACGACTCATCGGCCTTGCCGGTCAACTGCTTTAGCACGGAGGATTACGCGTTGGCCGGTGACCTCCGCCAGGGAATGGCGTCGCTTCGCATCAAACATGACAAGGTGTCTGAGGGCAAGTACTTCTGCCAAGTGACgctggatggaaaaaaaacagtgagcAAAGCGCTAATGCTGAATGTACAAGGTAAAAGACTCAACTCTATGAGTGGACTTCCTGTTTGGTCGTATGGAG TGAGGCCCGCAATCCTGAACGTGTCACTGATCACCGGCAGCGCCCCCCAGAGGCTGGAGTGTTTGGCGGAGGGCAAGCCGATACCCAACATCACCTGGCTGTCGGCCTCCGGGAGCCCGTTAACGACAACATTAGAGGTTCAGACCTTATCGACGGGTTTGTTCCTGAACAGCTCCGTCCCGTACGAACAGCAGGACGAGCTCACCTGCCGGGTGGAGAGCGAGCTGGGGAGGGCCGAGCAGACGTACCGGCCGGCCAACACAAAGAGGGATGTGGTCCTGGTATGCGGTACAGTCGCCGCGGCGCTTCTGCTGTTGGCCACAGGGGGCGTCATCGTCCACCGACTGAGGCTCAGAG CTCGAAATCGCCACGCTCAGATTCGACAAAACC tAGAGGACCGCGTCCCGCATTCCTCCCATGGTCCAGCTGGTGATGCTGATGCACTTCCGACTGTTGCTCTTCCTGAAGCCA GTGAAGGCGTGCCGTCCACCACACGTGCTCTCACACATCAAGAACAAG ATCTGTTTTATTCGACTGTGACCTTTCATAAATCATCTTCATCGTCTTCGTCATCTTCCAAGTTCATCAGCTAG
- the siglec15l gene encoding sialic acid binding Ig-like lectin 15, like isoform X1: MRTCVLLLLVITVQIWCTFAMSGLGVGTVPSSALTVHVSDVNVLRGQEAVLGCSFTHHRYAGNIELSWIGRIKIAPPFFQCQVKNDSSALPVNCFSTEDYALAGDLRQGMASLRIKHDKVSEGKYFCQVTLDGKKTVSKALMLNVQGKRLNSMSGLPVWSYGVRPAILNVSLITGSAPQRLECLAEGKPIPNITWLSASGSPLTTTLEVQTLSTGLFLNSSVPYEQQDELTCRVESELGRAEQTYRPANTKRDVVLVCGTVAAALLLLATGGVIVHRLRLRARNRHAQIRQNLEDRVPHSSHGPAGDADALPTVALPEASEGVPSTTRALTHQEQDLFYSTVTFHKSSSSSSSSSKFIS, from the exons ATGCGTACGTGTGTGCTTCTGTTACTGGTGATCACAG TACAGATTTGGTGTACTTTTGCCATGTCTGGTCTGGGTGTAGGAACCGTGCCATCGTCCGCGTTGACCGTGCATGTCTCTGATGTCAACGTGTTGCGAGGACAAGAAGCCGTCCTGGGATGCTCCTTCACTCATCACCGCTATGCCGGGAACATCGAGCTGAGCTGGATCGGCAGAATAAAAATCGCACCGCCATTTTTCCAATGTCAAGTAAAGAACGACTCATCGGCCTTGCCGGTCAACTGCTTTAGCACGGAGGATTACGCGTTGGCCGGTGACCTCCGCCAGGGAATGGCGTCGCTTCGCATCAAACATGACAAGGTGTCTGAGGGCAAGTACTTCTGCCAAGTGACgctggatggaaaaaaaacagtgagcAAAGCGCTAATGCTGAATGTACAAGGTAAAAGACTCAACTCTATGAGTGGACTTCCTGTTTGGTCGTATGGAG TGAGGCCCGCAATCCTGAACGTGTCACTGATCACCGGCAGCGCCCCCCAGAGGCTGGAGTGTTTGGCGGAGGGCAAGCCGATACCCAACATCACCTGGCTGTCGGCCTCCGGGAGCCCGTTAACGACAACATTAGAGGTTCAGACCTTATCGACGGGTTTGTTCCTGAACAGCTCCGTCCCGTACGAACAGCAGGACGAGCTCACCTGCCGGGTGGAGAGCGAGCTGGGGAGGGCCGAGCAGACGTACCGGCCGGCCAACACAAAGAGGGATGTGGTCCTGGTATGCGGTACAGTCGCCGCGGCGCTTCTGCTGTTGGCCACAGGGGGCGTCATCGTCCACCGACTGAGGCTCAGAG CTCGAAATCGCCACGCTCAGATTCGACAAAACC tAGAGGACCGCGTCCCGCATTCCTCCCATGGTCCAGCTGGTGATGCTGATGCACTTCCGACTGTTGCTCTTCCTGAAGCCA GTGAAGGCGTGCCGTCCACCACACGTGCTCTCACACATCAAGAACAAG ATCTGTTTTATTCGACTGTGACCTTTCATAAATCATCTTCATCGTCTTCGTCATCTTCCAAGTTCATCAGCTAG
- the siglec15l gene encoding sialic acid binding Ig-like lectin 15, like isoform X6 — protein sequence MRTCVLLLLVITGTVPSSALTVHVSDVNVLRGQEAVLGCSFTHHRYAGNIELSWIGRIKIAPPFFQCQVKNDSSALPVNCFSTEDYALAGDLRQGMASLRIKHDKVSEGKYFCQVTLDGKKTVSKALMLNVQGKRLNSMSGLPVWSYGVRPAILNVSLITGSAPQRLECLAEGKPIPNITWLSASGSPLTTTLEVQTLSTGLFLNSSVPYEQQDELTCRVESELGRAEQTYRPANTKRDVVLVCGTVAAALLLLATGGVIVHRLRLRARNRHAQIRQNLEDRVPHSSHGPAGDADALPTVALPEASEGVPSTTRALTHQEQDLFYSTVTFHKSSSSSSSSSKFIS from the exons ATGCGTACGTGTGTGCTTCTGTTACTGGTGATCACAG GAACCGTGCCATCGTCCGCGTTGACCGTGCATGTCTCTGATGTCAACGTGTTGCGAGGACAAGAAGCCGTCCTGGGATGCTCCTTCACTCATCACCGCTATGCCGGGAACATCGAGCTGAGCTGGATCGGCAGAATAAAAATCGCACCGCCATTTTTCCAATGTCAAGTAAAGAACGACTCATCGGCCTTGCCGGTCAACTGCTTTAGCACGGAGGATTACGCGTTGGCCGGTGACCTCCGCCAGGGAATGGCGTCGCTTCGCATCAAACATGACAAGGTGTCTGAGGGCAAGTACTTCTGCCAAGTGACgctggatggaaaaaaaacagtgagcAAAGCGCTAATGCTGAATGTACAAGGTAAAAGACTCAACTCTATGAGTGGACTTCCTGTTTGGTCGTATGGAG TGAGGCCCGCAATCCTGAACGTGTCACTGATCACCGGCAGCGCCCCCCAGAGGCTGGAGTGTTTGGCGGAGGGCAAGCCGATACCCAACATCACCTGGCTGTCGGCCTCCGGGAGCCCGTTAACGACAACATTAGAGGTTCAGACCTTATCGACGGGTTTGTTCCTGAACAGCTCCGTCCCGTACGAACAGCAGGACGAGCTCACCTGCCGGGTGGAGAGCGAGCTGGGGAGGGCCGAGCAGACGTACCGGCCGGCCAACACAAAGAGGGATGTGGTCCTGGTATGCGGTACAGTCGCCGCGGCGCTTCTGCTGTTGGCCACAGGGGGCGTCATCGTCCACCGACTGAGGCTCAGAG CTCGAAATCGCCACGCTCAGATTCGACAAAACC tAGAGGACCGCGTCCCGCATTCCTCCCATGGTCCAGCTGGTGATGCTGATGCACTTCCGACTGTTGCTCTTCCTGAAGCCA GTGAAGGCGTGCCGTCCACCACACGTGCTCTCACACATCAAGAACAAG ATCTGTTTTATTCGACTGTGACCTTTCATAAATCATCTTCATCGTCTTCGTCATCTTCCAAGTTCATCAGCTAG
- the siglec15l gene encoding sialic acid binding Ig-like lectin 15, like isoform X11: MRTCVLLLLVITVQIWCTFAMSGLGVGTVPSSALTVHVSDVNVLRGQEAVLGCSFTHHRYAGNIELSWIGRIKIAPPFFQCQVKNDSSALPVNCFSTEDYALAGDLRQGMASLRIKHDKVSEGKYFCQVTLDGKKTVSKALMLNVQGKRLNSMSGLPVWSYGVRPAILNVSLITGSAPQRLECLAEGKPIPNITWLSASGSPLTTTLEVQTLSTGLFLNSSVPYEQQDELTCRVESELGRAEQTYRPANTKRDVVLVCGTVAAALLLLATGGVIVHRLRLRVEDRVPHSSHGPAGDADALPTVALPEASR, translated from the exons ATGCGTACGTGTGTGCTTCTGTTACTGGTGATCACAG TACAGATTTGGTGTACTTTTGCCATGTCTGGTCTGGGTGTAGGAACCGTGCCATCGTCCGCGTTGACCGTGCATGTCTCTGATGTCAACGTGTTGCGAGGACAAGAAGCCGTCCTGGGATGCTCCTTCACTCATCACCGCTATGCCGGGAACATCGAGCTGAGCTGGATCGGCAGAATAAAAATCGCACCGCCATTTTTCCAATGTCAAGTAAAGAACGACTCATCGGCCTTGCCGGTCAACTGCTTTAGCACGGAGGATTACGCGTTGGCCGGTGACCTCCGCCAGGGAATGGCGTCGCTTCGCATCAAACATGACAAGGTGTCTGAGGGCAAGTACTTCTGCCAAGTGACgctggatggaaaaaaaacagtgagcAAAGCGCTAATGCTGAATGTACAAGGTAAAAGACTCAACTCTATGAGTGGACTTCCTGTTTGGTCGTATGGAG TGAGGCCCGCAATCCTGAACGTGTCACTGATCACCGGCAGCGCCCCCCAGAGGCTGGAGTGTTTGGCGGAGGGCAAGCCGATACCCAACATCACCTGGCTGTCGGCCTCCGGGAGCCCGTTAACGACAACATTAGAGGTTCAGACCTTATCGACGGGTTTGTTCCTGAACAGCTCCGTCCCGTACGAACAGCAGGACGAGCTCACCTGCCGGGTGGAGAGCGAGCTGGGGAGGGCCGAGCAGACGTACCGGCCGGCCAACACAAAGAGGGATGTGGTCCTGGTATGCGGTACAGTCGCCGCGGCGCTTCTGCTGTTGGCCACAGGGGGCGTCATCGTCCACCGACTGAGGCTCAGAG tAGAGGACCGCGTCCCGCATTCCTCCCATGGTCCAGCTGGTGATGCTGATGCACTTCCGACTGTTGCTCTTCCTGAAGCCA GCAGGTGA
- the siglec15l gene encoding sialic acid binding Ig-like lectin 15, like isoform X5 has product MRTCVLLLLVITVQIWCTFAMSGLGVGTVPSSALTVHVSDVNVLRGQEAVLGCSFTHHRYAGNIELSWIGRIKIAPPFFQCQVKNDSSALPVNCFSTEDYALAGDLRQGMASLRIKHDKVSEGKYFCQVTLDGKKTVSKALMLNVQGKRLNSMSGLPVWSYGVRPAILNVSLITGSAPQRLECLAEGKPIPNITWLSASGSPLTTTLEVQTLSTGLFLNSSVPYEQQDELTCRVESELGRAEQTYRPANTKRDVVLVCGTVAAALLLLATGGVIVHRLRLREDRVPHSSHGPAGDADALPTVALPEASEGVPSTTRALTHQEQDLFYSTVTFHKSSSSSSSSSKFIS; this is encoded by the exons ATGCGTACGTGTGTGCTTCTGTTACTGGTGATCACAG TACAGATTTGGTGTACTTTTGCCATGTCTGGTCTGGGTGTAGGAACCGTGCCATCGTCCGCGTTGACCGTGCATGTCTCTGATGTCAACGTGTTGCGAGGACAAGAAGCCGTCCTGGGATGCTCCTTCACTCATCACCGCTATGCCGGGAACATCGAGCTGAGCTGGATCGGCAGAATAAAAATCGCACCGCCATTTTTCCAATGTCAAGTAAAGAACGACTCATCGGCCTTGCCGGTCAACTGCTTTAGCACGGAGGATTACGCGTTGGCCGGTGACCTCCGCCAGGGAATGGCGTCGCTTCGCATCAAACATGACAAGGTGTCTGAGGGCAAGTACTTCTGCCAAGTGACgctggatggaaaaaaaacagtgagcAAAGCGCTAATGCTGAATGTACAAGGTAAAAGACTCAACTCTATGAGTGGACTTCCTGTTTGGTCGTATGGAG TGAGGCCCGCAATCCTGAACGTGTCACTGATCACCGGCAGCGCCCCCCAGAGGCTGGAGTGTTTGGCGGAGGGCAAGCCGATACCCAACATCACCTGGCTGTCGGCCTCCGGGAGCCCGTTAACGACAACATTAGAGGTTCAGACCTTATCGACGGGTTTGTTCCTGAACAGCTCCGTCCCGTACGAACAGCAGGACGAGCTCACCTGCCGGGTGGAGAGCGAGCTGGGGAGGGCCGAGCAGACGTACCGGCCGGCCAACACAAAGAGGGATGTGGTCCTGGTATGCGGTACAGTCGCCGCGGCGCTTCTGCTGTTGGCCACAGGGGGCGTCATCGTCCACCGACTGAGGCTCAGAG AGGACCGCGTCCCGCATTCCTCCCATGGTCCAGCTGGTGATGCTGATGCACTTCCGACTGTTGCTCTTCCTGAAGCCA GTGAAGGCGTGCCGTCCACCACACGTGCTCTCACACATCAAGAACAAG ATCTGTTTTATTCGACTGTGACCTTTCATAAATCATCTTCATCGTCTTCGTCATCTTCCAAGTTCATCAGCTAG
- the siglec15l gene encoding sialic acid binding Ig-like lectin 15, like isoform X2 — MRTCVLLLLVITVQIWCTFAMSGLGVGTVPSSALTVHVSDVNVLRGQEAVLGCSFTHHRYAGNIELSWIGRIKIAPPFFQCQVKNDSSALPVNCFSTEDYALAGDLRQGMASLRIKHDKVSEGKYFCQVTLDGKKTVSKALMLNVQGKRLNSMSGLPVWSYGVRPAILNVSLITGSAPQRLECLAEGKPIPNITWLSASGSPLTTTLEVQTLSTGLFLNSSVPYEQQDELTCRVESELGRAEQTYRPANTKRDVVLVCGTVAAALLLLATGGVIVHRLRLRARNRHAQIRQNQDRVPHSSHGPAGDADALPTVALPEASEGVPSTTRALTHQEQDLFYSTVTFHKSSSSSSSSSKFIS, encoded by the exons ATGCGTACGTGTGTGCTTCTGTTACTGGTGATCACAG TACAGATTTGGTGTACTTTTGCCATGTCTGGTCTGGGTGTAGGAACCGTGCCATCGTCCGCGTTGACCGTGCATGTCTCTGATGTCAACGTGTTGCGAGGACAAGAAGCCGTCCTGGGATGCTCCTTCACTCATCACCGCTATGCCGGGAACATCGAGCTGAGCTGGATCGGCAGAATAAAAATCGCACCGCCATTTTTCCAATGTCAAGTAAAGAACGACTCATCGGCCTTGCCGGTCAACTGCTTTAGCACGGAGGATTACGCGTTGGCCGGTGACCTCCGCCAGGGAATGGCGTCGCTTCGCATCAAACATGACAAGGTGTCTGAGGGCAAGTACTTCTGCCAAGTGACgctggatggaaaaaaaacagtgagcAAAGCGCTAATGCTGAATGTACAAGGTAAAAGACTCAACTCTATGAGTGGACTTCCTGTTTGGTCGTATGGAG TGAGGCCCGCAATCCTGAACGTGTCACTGATCACCGGCAGCGCCCCCCAGAGGCTGGAGTGTTTGGCGGAGGGCAAGCCGATACCCAACATCACCTGGCTGTCGGCCTCCGGGAGCCCGTTAACGACAACATTAGAGGTTCAGACCTTATCGACGGGTTTGTTCCTGAACAGCTCCGTCCCGTACGAACAGCAGGACGAGCTCACCTGCCGGGTGGAGAGCGAGCTGGGGAGGGCCGAGCAGACGTACCGGCCGGCCAACACAAAGAGGGATGTGGTCCTGGTATGCGGTACAGTCGCCGCGGCGCTTCTGCTGTTGGCCACAGGGGGCGTCATCGTCCACCGACTGAGGCTCAGAG CTCGAAATCGCCACGCTCAGATTCGACAAAACC AGGACCGCGTCCCGCATTCCTCCCATGGTCCAGCTGGTGATGCTGATGCACTTCCGACTGTTGCTCTTCCTGAAGCCA GTGAAGGCGTGCCGTCCACCACACGTGCTCTCACACATCAAGAACAAG ATCTGTTTTATTCGACTGTGACCTTTCATAAATCATCTTCATCGTCTTCGTCATCTTCCAAGTTCATCAGCTAG
- the siglec15l gene encoding sialic acid binding Ig-like lectin 15, like isoform X7, producing MRTCVLLLLVITVQIWCTFAMSGLGVGTVPSSALTVHVSDVNVLRGQEAVLGCSFTHHRYAGNIELSWIGRIKIAPPFFQCQVKNDSSALPVNCFSTEDYALAGDLRQGMASLRIKHDKVSEGKYFCQVTLDGKKTVSKALMLNVQVRPAILNVSLITGSAPQRLECLAEGKPIPNITWLSASGSPLTTTLEVQTLSTGLFLNSSVPYEQQDELTCRVESELGRAEQTYRPANTKRDVVLVCGTVAAALLLLATGGVIVHRLRLRARNRHAQIRQNLEDRVPHSSHGPAGDADALPTVALPEASEGVPSTTRALTHQEQDLFYSTVTFHKSSSSSSSSSKFIS from the exons ATGCGTACGTGTGTGCTTCTGTTACTGGTGATCACAG TACAGATTTGGTGTACTTTTGCCATGTCTGGTCTGGGTGTAGGAACCGTGCCATCGTCCGCGTTGACCGTGCATGTCTCTGATGTCAACGTGTTGCGAGGACAAGAAGCCGTCCTGGGATGCTCCTTCACTCATCACCGCTATGCCGGGAACATCGAGCTGAGCTGGATCGGCAGAATAAAAATCGCACCGCCATTTTTCCAATGTCAAGTAAAGAACGACTCATCGGCCTTGCCGGTCAACTGCTTTAGCACGGAGGATTACGCGTTGGCCGGTGACCTCCGCCAGGGAATGGCGTCGCTTCGCATCAAACATGACAAGGTGTCTGAGGGCAAGTACTTCTGCCAAGTGACgctggatggaaaaaaaacagtgagcAAAGCGCTAATGCTGAATGTACAAG TGAGGCCCGCAATCCTGAACGTGTCACTGATCACCGGCAGCGCCCCCCAGAGGCTGGAGTGTTTGGCGGAGGGCAAGCCGATACCCAACATCACCTGGCTGTCGGCCTCCGGGAGCCCGTTAACGACAACATTAGAGGTTCAGACCTTATCGACGGGTTTGTTCCTGAACAGCTCCGTCCCGTACGAACAGCAGGACGAGCTCACCTGCCGGGTGGAGAGCGAGCTGGGGAGGGCCGAGCAGACGTACCGGCCGGCCAACACAAAGAGGGATGTGGTCCTGGTATGCGGTACAGTCGCCGCGGCGCTTCTGCTGTTGGCCACAGGGGGCGTCATCGTCCACCGACTGAGGCTCAGAG CTCGAAATCGCCACGCTCAGATTCGACAAAACC tAGAGGACCGCGTCCCGCATTCCTCCCATGGTCCAGCTGGTGATGCTGATGCACTTCCGACTGTTGCTCTTCCTGAAGCCA GTGAAGGCGTGCCGTCCACCACACGTGCTCTCACACATCAAGAACAAG ATCTGTTTTATTCGACTGTGACCTTTCATAAATCATCTTCATCGTCTTCGTCATCTTCCAAGTTCATCAGCTAG
- the siglec15l gene encoding sialic acid binding Ig-like lectin 15, like isoform X10 encodes MRTCVLLLLVITVQIWCTFAMSGLGVGTVPSSALTVHVSDVNVLRGQEAVLGCSFTHHRYAGNIELSWIGRIKIAPPFFQCQVKNDSSALPVNCFSTEDYALAGDLRQGMASLRIKHDKVSEGKYFCQVTLDGKKTVSKALMLNVQGKRLNSMSGLPVWSYGVRPAILNVSLITGSAPQRLECLAEGKPIPNITWLSASGSPLTTTLEVQTLSTGLFLNSSVPYEQQDELTCRVESELGRAEQTYRPANTKRDVVLVCGTVAAALLLLATGGVIVHRLRLRGEGVPSTTRALTHQEQDLFYSTVTFHKSSSSSSSSSKFIS; translated from the exons ATGCGTACGTGTGTGCTTCTGTTACTGGTGATCACAG TACAGATTTGGTGTACTTTTGCCATGTCTGGTCTGGGTGTAGGAACCGTGCCATCGTCCGCGTTGACCGTGCATGTCTCTGATGTCAACGTGTTGCGAGGACAAGAAGCCGTCCTGGGATGCTCCTTCACTCATCACCGCTATGCCGGGAACATCGAGCTGAGCTGGATCGGCAGAATAAAAATCGCACCGCCATTTTTCCAATGTCAAGTAAAGAACGACTCATCGGCCTTGCCGGTCAACTGCTTTAGCACGGAGGATTACGCGTTGGCCGGTGACCTCCGCCAGGGAATGGCGTCGCTTCGCATCAAACATGACAAGGTGTCTGAGGGCAAGTACTTCTGCCAAGTGACgctggatggaaaaaaaacagtgagcAAAGCGCTAATGCTGAATGTACAAGGTAAAAGACTCAACTCTATGAGTGGACTTCCTGTTTGGTCGTATGGAG TGAGGCCCGCAATCCTGAACGTGTCACTGATCACCGGCAGCGCCCCCCAGAGGCTGGAGTGTTTGGCGGAGGGCAAGCCGATACCCAACATCACCTGGCTGTCGGCCTCCGGGAGCCCGTTAACGACAACATTAGAGGTTCAGACCTTATCGACGGGTTTGTTCCTGAACAGCTCCGTCCCGTACGAACAGCAGGACGAGCTCACCTGCCGGGTGGAGAGCGAGCTGGGGAGGGCCGAGCAGACGTACCGGCCGGCCAACACAAAGAGGGATGTGGTCCTGGTATGCGGTACAGTCGCCGCGGCGCTTCTGCTGTTGGCCACAGGGGGCGTCATCGTCCACCGACTGAGGCTCAGAG GTGAAGGCGTGCCGTCCACCACACGTGCTCTCACACATCAAGAACAAG ATCTGTTTTATTCGACTGTGACCTTTCATAAATCATCTTCATCGTCTTCGTCATCTTCCAAGTTCATCAGCTAG
- the siglec15l gene encoding sialic acid binding Ig-like lectin 15, like isoform X3 has translation MRTCVLLLLVITVQIWCTFAMSGLGVGTVPSSALTVHVSDVNVLRGQEAVLGCSFTHHRYAGNIELSWIGRIKIAPPFFQCQVKNDSSALPVNCFSTEDYALAGDLRQGMASLRIKHDKVSEGKYFCQVTLDGKKTVSKALMLNVQGKRLNSMSGLPVWSYGVRPAILNVSLITGSAPQRLECLAEGKPIPNITWLSASGSPLTTTLEVQTLSTGLFLNSSVPYEQQDELTCRVESELGRAEQTYRPANTKRDVVLVCGTVAAALLLLATGGVIVHRLRLRVEDRVPHSSHGPAGDADALPTVALPEASEGVPSTTRALTHQEQDLFYSTVTFHKSSSSSSSSSKFIS, from the exons ATGCGTACGTGTGTGCTTCTGTTACTGGTGATCACAG TACAGATTTGGTGTACTTTTGCCATGTCTGGTCTGGGTGTAGGAACCGTGCCATCGTCCGCGTTGACCGTGCATGTCTCTGATGTCAACGTGTTGCGAGGACAAGAAGCCGTCCTGGGATGCTCCTTCACTCATCACCGCTATGCCGGGAACATCGAGCTGAGCTGGATCGGCAGAATAAAAATCGCACCGCCATTTTTCCAATGTCAAGTAAAGAACGACTCATCGGCCTTGCCGGTCAACTGCTTTAGCACGGAGGATTACGCGTTGGCCGGTGACCTCCGCCAGGGAATGGCGTCGCTTCGCATCAAACATGACAAGGTGTCTGAGGGCAAGTACTTCTGCCAAGTGACgctggatggaaaaaaaacagtgagcAAAGCGCTAATGCTGAATGTACAAGGTAAAAGACTCAACTCTATGAGTGGACTTCCTGTTTGGTCGTATGGAG TGAGGCCCGCAATCCTGAACGTGTCACTGATCACCGGCAGCGCCCCCCAGAGGCTGGAGTGTTTGGCGGAGGGCAAGCCGATACCCAACATCACCTGGCTGTCGGCCTCCGGGAGCCCGTTAACGACAACATTAGAGGTTCAGACCTTATCGACGGGTTTGTTCCTGAACAGCTCCGTCCCGTACGAACAGCAGGACGAGCTCACCTGCCGGGTGGAGAGCGAGCTGGGGAGGGCCGAGCAGACGTACCGGCCGGCCAACACAAAGAGGGATGTGGTCCTGGTATGCGGTACAGTCGCCGCGGCGCTTCTGCTGTTGGCCACAGGGGGCGTCATCGTCCACCGACTGAGGCTCAGAG tAGAGGACCGCGTCCCGCATTCCTCCCATGGTCCAGCTGGTGATGCTGATGCACTTCCGACTGTTGCTCTTCCTGAAGCCA GTGAAGGCGTGCCGTCCACCACACGTGCTCTCACACATCAAGAACAAG ATCTGTTTTATTCGACTGTGACCTTTCATAAATCATCTTCATCGTCTTCGTCATCTTCCAAGTTCATCAGCTAG
- the siglec15l gene encoding sialic acid binding Ig-like lectin 15, like isoform X8, giving the protein MRTCVLLLLVITVQIWCTFAMSGLGVGTVPSSALTVHVSDVNVLRGQEAVLGCSFTHHRYAGNIELSWIGRIKIAPPFFQCQVKNDSSALPVNCFSTEDYALAGDLRQGMASLRIKHDKVSEGKYFCQVTLDGKKTVSKALMLNVQGKRLNSMSGLPVWSYGVRPAILNVSLITGSAPQRLECLAEGKPIPNITWLSASGSPLTTTLEVQTLSTGLFLNSSVPYEQQDELTCRVESELGRAEQTYRPANTKRDVVLVCGTVAAALLLLATGGVIVHRLRLRARNRHAQIRQNREGVPSTTRALTHQEQDLFYSTVTFHKSSSSSSSSSKFIS; this is encoded by the exons ATGCGTACGTGTGTGCTTCTGTTACTGGTGATCACAG TACAGATTTGGTGTACTTTTGCCATGTCTGGTCTGGGTGTAGGAACCGTGCCATCGTCCGCGTTGACCGTGCATGTCTCTGATGTCAACGTGTTGCGAGGACAAGAAGCCGTCCTGGGATGCTCCTTCACTCATCACCGCTATGCCGGGAACATCGAGCTGAGCTGGATCGGCAGAATAAAAATCGCACCGCCATTTTTCCAATGTCAAGTAAAGAACGACTCATCGGCCTTGCCGGTCAACTGCTTTAGCACGGAGGATTACGCGTTGGCCGGTGACCTCCGCCAGGGAATGGCGTCGCTTCGCATCAAACATGACAAGGTGTCTGAGGGCAAGTACTTCTGCCAAGTGACgctggatggaaaaaaaacagtgagcAAAGCGCTAATGCTGAATGTACAAGGTAAAAGACTCAACTCTATGAGTGGACTTCCTGTTTGGTCGTATGGAG TGAGGCCCGCAATCCTGAACGTGTCACTGATCACCGGCAGCGCCCCCCAGAGGCTGGAGTGTTTGGCGGAGGGCAAGCCGATACCCAACATCACCTGGCTGTCGGCCTCCGGGAGCCCGTTAACGACAACATTAGAGGTTCAGACCTTATCGACGGGTTTGTTCCTGAACAGCTCCGTCCCGTACGAACAGCAGGACGAGCTCACCTGCCGGGTGGAGAGCGAGCTGGGGAGGGCCGAGCAGACGTACCGGCCGGCCAACACAAAGAGGGATGTGGTCCTGGTATGCGGTACAGTCGCCGCGGCGCTTCTGCTGTTGGCCACAGGGGGCGTCATCGTCCACCGACTGAGGCTCAGAG CTCGAAATCGCCACGCTCAGATTCGACAAAACC GTGAAGGCGTGCCGTCCACCACACGTGCTCTCACACATCAAGAACAAG ATCTGTTTTATTCGACTGTGACCTTTCATAAATCATCTTCATCGTCTTCGTCATCTTCCAAGTTCATCAGCTAG